Proteins from a single region of Natrinema salifodinae:
- a CDS encoding YihY/virulence factor BrkB family protein, producing MKRERLADLARDVAAVARERQLGVVAAGLAYHVFNTLVPLVILALVAVSLVDALEPVLNALVRGTGLEGAPSDANLADLAGDGSARTRAALLATGILFWSATRLFQAVNSAFTGIYDARKEQSYVTAATTVTLVTVCNAVLLTVTVAVGVALVGVVGVRLPAGDGPVLALLSPLALVALLFAVFLPMYYLFPTPDVSVREIVPGTAFAALAWSVLAVGFRLYVAASESVALFGVAGAVLIVLTWVYLGGLCLLLGAVLNAVRADRVEPETEWLPLREVWSKYA from the coding sequence ATGAAACGCGAACGGCTCGCCGACCTCGCCCGCGACGTCGCCGCCGTCGCCCGCGAACGCCAGCTCGGAGTCGTCGCCGCCGGCCTGGCCTATCACGTGTTCAACACGCTCGTCCCGCTGGTGATCCTGGCGCTGGTCGCCGTTTCGCTCGTCGACGCGCTCGAGCCCGTCCTCAACGCGCTCGTTCGGGGAACGGGGCTCGAGGGCGCGCCGTCGGACGCCAACCTCGCGGACCTGGCCGGCGACGGCAGCGCGCGGACGCGGGCGGCGCTGTTGGCGACGGGGATCCTCTTCTGGAGCGCGACGCGGCTGTTCCAGGCGGTCAACAGCGCGTTTACGGGCATCTACGACGCGCGCAAGGAGCAGTCGTACGTCACCGCGGCCACCACCGTCACGCTCGTCACGGTGTGTAACGCCGTTCTCCTGACCGTCACGGTCGCCGTCGGCGTCGCGCTGGTCGGCGTCGTGGGCGTTCGCCTCCCGGCCGGTGATGGTCCCGTACTGGCGTTGCTGAGCCCGCTCGCGCTCGTCGCGCTCCTGTTCGCCGTCTTCCTCCCGATGTACTACCTGTTTCCCACCCCCGACGTCTCGGTTCGCGAGATCGTTCCAGGGACCGCCTTCGCCGCGCTCGCCTGGTCGGTCCTCGCGGTCGGATTTCGACTGTACGTCGCCGCATCCGAGAGCGTGGCCCTGTTCGGCGTCGCCGGGGCGGTCCTGATCGTCCTGACGTGGGTGTATCTGGGCGGGCTCTGTCTCCTGCTGGGGGCGGTCCTCAACGCGGTCCGCGCCGACCGCGTCGAACCCGAGACGGAATGGCTCCCGTTGCGGGAGGTGTGGTCGAAGTACGCGTGA
- a CDS encoding DUF2196 domain-containing protein yields MSNERPTAEELRQGITVEIVQGDENVQAEDTEPIIGEVATIYGDEPEGPQVELKSGVVGHVQSIVTDE; encoded by the coding sequence ATGTCCAACGAACGACCGACCGCCGAGGAGTTGCGCCAGGGCATCACCGTCGAGATCGTCCAGGGCGACGAGAACGTCCAGGCCGAGGACACGGAGCCGATCATCGGCGAGGTCGCGACGATTTACGGGGACGAGCCCGAGGGGCCGCAGGTCGAACTGAAAAGCGGCGTCGTCGGCCACGTCCAGTCGATCGTTACCGACGAATAA
- a CDS encoding MEDS domain-containing protein — translation MQDTADDVLGLETGLKALRASPEFTGPVEAVAGHDSYDHLALIYESQAEQFATAIPYIKHGLERGERCVYIADENGTDEILAALRDAGVDVDTALESGALTMYTAQESYLRNGRFEPDDMIAFISDTIEEAAADYEGLRITGEMSWVFGDDPPLEKLIEYEGKLNRLLPDANGIALCQYNRERFSPEIIRDVIKTHPHLIYDNTVCQNFYYTPPEEFFGPDQPDREIDRMMGTLLDRTEARVELQERRQHLQRQNEITGDPDRSFEEKLHDLFELGCERFDLELGAMARVDVDDNWFEVEYVSDDHEHFEPGIELPLSETYCTAATEIEAAGYVSDPQAEGYDDITVYEEYGIRAYLGTHIEIEGGDNRTFFFVSSEQRDEEFTDDELTFHRLLGQWLKYQLEHERREHHERTLYEIASDPDRSFDEKLQTMFDLGCDRFDLDLGGLARVDPATDSFEVEATNGDHEYLTPGAEAPLSETYCRLTFDGDTSAGVTDPEWAGFGNTLAYEEFGVETYLGTRIELENEPDRTFFFVSSDSRDRGFSDAERTFLHLLSQWVVYELERKQRERALEESNERLEQFAYAASHDLQEPLRMVTSYLQLLETRYGDAFDEDGEEFLAFAVDGAERMREMIDGLLAYSRIETQGDPFEPMDLNDVVEDVLADLQVRIDESDAEITTAELPRVEGDASQVRQVFQNLFSNAITYSGDEPPRVHVDAKRRGREWVISVEDDGIGIDPDDQDRVFTVFDRLHSREEYDGTGIGLALCERIVERHGGDIWVESEPGEGATFSFTLPASRMSTET, via the coding sequence ATGCAAGATACCGCGGACGACGTTCTCGGACTCGAAACGGGACTGAAAGCGCTGCGGGCGAGTCCGGAGTTTACCGGACCCGTCGAAGCGGTCGCGGGACACGACTCCTACGACCATCTCGCGCTTATCTACGAATCGCAGGCCGAACAGTTCGCGACGGCGATTCCGTACATCAAACACGGACTCGAACGCGGCGAGCGGTGCGTCTACATCGCCGACGAGAACGGCACCGACGAGATTCTCGCGGCGCTGCGAGACGCCGGCGTCGACGTCGACACCGCGCTCGAGTCGGGCGCGCTGACGATGTACACCGCTCAGGAGTCGTATCTCCGCAACGGGCGGTTCGAGCCCGACGACATGATCGCGTTTATCTCTGACACCATCGAGGAGGCCGCCGCCGACTACGAGGGACTGCGGATCACCGGCGAGATGTCGTGGGTGTTCGGCGACGATCCGCCGCTCGAGAAGCTCATCGAGTACGAGGGGAAGCTCAATCGCCTGCTCCCCGACGCGAACGGCATCGCGCTCTGCCAGTACAACCGCGAACGGTTCTCACCGGAGATCATCCGCGACGTTATCAAGACTCACCCGCACCTGATCTACGACAACACGGTCTGTCAAAATTTCTACTACACGCCGCCGGAGGAGTTCTTCGGCCCCGATCAGCCCGACCGCGAGATCGATCGGATGATGGGCACGCTGCTGGATCGAACCGAAGCGCGCGTCGAACTACAGGAGCGACGCCAACACCTCCAGCGACAAAACGAGATCACGGGCGATCCCGACCGCTCGTTCGAGGAGAAGCTGCACGACCTCTTCGAACTCGGCTGCGAGCGATTCGATCTCGAGCTCGGAGCGATGGCGCGCGTCGACGTCGACGACAACTGGTTCGAGGTCGAGTACGTCAGCGACGACCACGAGCACTTCGAACCCGGCATCGAGCTCCCGCTGTCGGAGACCTACTGCACCGCGGCTACCGAAATCGAAGCCGCCGGATACGTCTCGGATCCCCAGGCCGAGGGCTACGACGACATCACCGTCTACGAGGAGTACGGTATCCGCGCGTACCTCGGGACCCACATCGAAATCGAAGGCGGCGACAATCGGACGTTCTTCTTCGTATCCTCCGAACAGCGCGACGAGGAGTTCACTGACGACGAACTGACGTTCCATCGCCTGCTGGGCCAGTGGCTGAAATACCAGCTCGAACACGAACGACGGGAGCACCACGAGCGAACGCTGTACGAGATTGCGTCCGATCCCGACCGCTCGTTCGACGAGAAGCTCCAGACGATGTTCGATCTGGGCTGTGACCGGTTCGACCTCGACCTCGGCGGCCTGGCCCGAGTCGATCCGGCGACCGATTCGTTCGAAGTGGAAGCGACTAACGGCGATCACGAGTATCTCACGCCAGGCGCGGAGGCGCCGCTTTCGGAGACCTACTGCCGGCTGACTTTCGATGGCGACACGTCGGCCGGCGTTACCGATCCCGAATGGGCCGGCTTCGGAAACACCCTCGCCTACGAGGAGTTCGGCGTCGAGACGTATCTCGGGACGCGGATCGAACTCGAGAACGAACCCGATCGGACGTTCTTCTTCGTGTCCTCGGACTCGCGCGACAGGGGCTTCTCGGACGCCGAACGGACGTTCCTCCACCTGCTGTCCCAGTGGGTCGTGTACGAACTCGAGCGGAAACAACGCGAGCGAGCGCTCGAGGAGTCGAACGAACGGTTAGAGCAGTTCGCCTACGCCGCCTCCCACGACCTGCAGGAACCGCTGCGGATGGTCACCAGCTATCTCCAACTCCTCGAGACACGATACGGCGACGCCTTCGACGAGGACGGCGAGGAGTTCCTCGCGTTCGCTGTCGACGGCGCCGAGCGAATGCGGGAGATGATCGACGGGTTACTGGCGTACTCGCGGATCGAAACGCAGGGCGATCCGTTCGAGCCGATGGACCTGAACGACGTGGTCGAAGACGTGCTCGCGGATCTGCAGGTCCGGATCGACGAGAGCGACGCCGAGATCACGACCGCGGAACTCCCCCGCGTCGAGGGCGACGCCAGCCAGGTGCGCCAGGTGTTCCAGAACCTGTTCAGCAACGCCATCACCTACAGCGGGGACGAACCCCCGCGCGTTCACGTCGACGCCAAACGGCGCGGCCGGGAGTGGGTCATCTCGGTCGAAGACGATGGGATCGGGATCGATCCCGACGATCAGGACCGCGTGTTCACGGTCTTCGACCGGCTCCACAGCCGCGAGGAGTACGACGGCACCGGCATCGGCCTGGCGTTGTGCGAGCGCATCGTCGAACGCCACGGCGGCGACATCTGGGTCGAGTCGGAACCGGGCGAGGGGGCGACGTTCTCGTTCACGCTGCCCGCGTCGCGGATGTCCACCGAAACGTAG
- the msrB gene encoding peptide-methionine (R)-S-oxide reductase MsrB, with translation MSNEADQAPTSDEEWREQLSDEEYRILRESGTEQPFSGEYVDHKDDGTYACAGCGAELFDSETKFESGCGWPSFYDVDDDRIETQLDTSHGMRRTEVRCANCGGHLGHVFEDGPEPTGKRYCINSVALEFDDE, from the coding sequence ATGAGTAACGAGGCAGACCAGGCCCCGACGAGCGACGAGGAGTGGCGCGAGCAGTTGAGCGACGAAGAGTACCGCATCCTCCGCGAGTCGGGCACGGAACAACCGTTCAGCGGCGAATACGTCGATCACAAGGACGACGGCACGTACGCCTGTGCCGGCTGCGGCGCCGAACTGTTCGACTCCGAGACGAAGTTCGAGTCCGGCTGCGGCTGGCCGAGTTTCTACGACGTTGACGACGACCGGATCGAAACGCAACTCGACACCAGCCACGGAATGCGCCGCACGGAGGTCCGGTGTGCCAACTGCGGCGGCCACCTCGGCCACGTCTTCGAGGACGGGCCCGAGCCGACGGGCAAGCGCTACTGCATCAACTCCGTCGCCCTCGAGTTCGACGACGAGTAA
- a CDS encoding phytoene/squalene synthase family protein: protein MQREHINASKAIQRRTGKTFYLATRFLPERVRHATHVLYAFFRIADEVVDDADGVAPAEQRARLEELRDQALGERPPEDPVLEAFRELRVRYGIDDAEVDSFVDAMATDIDTSRYETYDDLESYMRGSAAAVGVMMTAIMEPEAEETALPHAIKLGEAFQMTNFLRDVREDIVERDRIYIPQETLREHGVDPAQIGRLEYSESFAAAMAAELQRTEDLYREGVAGIRYLPADCQLPVLLAAVLYAEHHSFIRSQGYDVLSREPSLSTTRKLWCLAKTRWHWHWHRDPEAVFQRVSAVPTAEPDRHRSEHGDSVATR, encoded by the coding sequence ATGCAACGGGAACACATCAACGCGAGCAAGGCGATACAGAGGCGGACCGGGAAGACGTTCTACCTCGCCACGCGGTTTCTCCCCGAGCGGGTTCGCCACGCCACCCACGTCCTCTACGCGTTCTTCCGGATCGCCGACGAGGTCGTCGACGACGCCGACGGCGTCGCCCCTGCCGAGCAACGCGCCAGGCTCGAGGAGTTGCGGGACCAGGCGCTCGGCGAGCGACCGCCGGAGGACCCGGTGCTCGAGGCGTTTCGGGAGCTCCGGGTGCGGTACGGGATCGACGACGCAGAGGTCGATTCGTTCGTCGACGCGATGGCGACCGACATCGACACGAGCCGGTACGAGACCTACGATGACCTCGAGTCGTACATGCGAGGATCGGCGGCCGCCGTCGGCGTGATGATGACCGCGATCATGGAGCCCGAAGCCGAGGAGACCGCCCTCCCCCACGCCATCAAACTGGGCGAGGCGTTCCAGATGACGAACTTCCTGCGGGACGTCCGCGAGGATATCGTCGAGCGCGACCGGATCTACATCCCGCAGGAGACCCTTCGGGAACACGGCGTCGATCCGGCGCAGATCGGACGGCTCGAGTACTCCGAGTCGTTCGCCGCGGCGATGGCCGCCGAACTCCAGCGCACGGAAGACCTCTACCGCGAGGGTGTCGCCGGCATCCGGTATCTCCCCGCGGACTGTCAGCTGCCGGTCCTGCTGGCGGCGGTCCTCTACGCCGAACACCACTCCTTCATCCGCTCGCAGGGGTACGACGTGCTCTCCCGGGAGCCGTCGCTGTCGACGACCCGGAAACTGTGGTGTCTCGCGAAGACGCGCTGGCACTGGCACTGGCATCGTGACCCGGAGGCGGTGTTCCAGCGGGTGTCGGCGGTGCCGACGGCCGAACCCGACCGCCACCGGTCCGAACACGGCGACAGCGTGGCGACTCGGTAA
- the cruF gene encoding bisanhydrobacterioruberin hydratase, with product MDSGSGENPASASSEANETAGPTGNRSREGEGDADTERAAVQRRLEAVVRENRFTIAVVFPVVGAVTLVASAEEVLPPALAYNPLLILFGTLVMRSPLVVALLPRIDRRALVSLGILTAYTYAIEFVGVRTGWPYGTFEYGIRLGPMLGGEVPLALPLFFVPLVLNAYLLALLVLRERAARRVPRLLAAIAAVLAVDLVLDPAAVAIGFWTYVPPGGYYGVPASNYRGWLLSGTVAVVLVDLAFDRAALLERVRTCEFALDDLVSFVLLWGSINVLYGNWVAAGVAWLVCLGLFGTGRYDLAMVRTALPGGRS from the coding sequence ATGGATAGCGGCAGCGGCGAGAATCCCGCGAGCGCGAGTTCGGAGGCGAACGAGACGGCGGGACCGACGGGGAATCGGTCCCGCGAGGGCGAGGGCGACGCCGATACCGAGCGGGCCGCCGTCCAGCGCCGCCTCGAGGCCGTCGTCCGCGAGAACCGATTCACCATCGCCGTCGTCTTTCCCGTCGTCGGCGCGGTGACGTTGGTCGCGAGCGCCGAGGAGGTGCTCCCGCCGGCGCTGGCGTACAACCCCCTCCTGATCCTGTTCGGAACGCTGGTGATGCGCTCGCCGCTGGTCGTCGCCCTCTTGCCGCGGATCGATCGGCGGGCGCTCGTCTCCCTCGGCATCCTGACGGCCTACACCTACGCGATCGAATTCGTCGGCGTGCGGACCGGCTGGCCCTACGGGACCTTCGAGTACGGGATCCGCCTCGGGCCGATGCTCGGCGGCGAGGTCCCTTTGGCCCTCCCGCTGTTTTTCGTCCCGCTGGTGCTGAACGCCTACCTGCTCGCGCTACTGGTCCTCCGCGAGCGGGCCGCCAGGCGGGTCCCGCGACTGCTCGCGGCCATCGCCGCCGTCCTCGCGGTCGACCTGGTGCTCGATCCCGCGGCCGTCGCGATCGGCTTCTGGACGTACGTTCCGCCAGGCGGCTACTACGGCGTTCCCGCCTCGAATTATCGCGGGTGGCTGCTTTCGGGAACCGTCGCCGTCGTCCTCGTGGATCTCGCCTTCGATCGGGCGGCCCTGCTCGAGCGCGTCCGGACCTGCGAGTTCGCGCTGGACGACCTGGTGAGCTTCGTGTTGCTCTGGGGCTCGATCAACGTCCTCTACGGAAACTGGGTAGCCGCCGGGGTCGCCTGGTTGGTCTGTCTCGGCCTGTTCGGGACCGGTCGCTACGACCTCGCGATGGTCCGGACGGCGCTGCCCGGCGGCCGATCCTGA
- a CDS encoding prenyltransferase, producing the protein MNSESATADETSAGERLSYLLTLSRPRFWLYLAGPVLVGVAYAAESVGDLVAPATVALFAYFLLPANVFLYGINDVYDRAIDAANPKKEDREARYRGQGDVPIAVGLCAALPLVLAPLLPLAAWPWLIAFLVLGAAYSAPPVRLKTTPPLDSVSNGLYITPGAAAYAAVAGTQPPLLAIAGGWLWAMGMHTFSAIPDIEPDRETGIRTTATVLGERRTYAYCGACWLASAAAFGALDARLGALMLVYPALVAAIATASVAVDRAYWWFPAINTAVGAVLTMGGLWRLLYG; encoded by the coding sequence ATGAACTCGGAATCCGCGACCGCCGACGAGACCAGCGCGGGCGAGCGGCTCTCGTACCTGCTCACGCTCTCGCGGCCGCGCTTCTGGCTGTACCTGGCGGGCCCGGTCCTCGTCGGGGTCGCCTACGCCGCCGAGTCCGTCGGCGACCTGGTCGCCCCGGCGACGGTCGCGCTGTTCGCCTACTTCCTCCTGCCGGCCAACGTCTTCCTCTACGGGATCAACGACGTCTACGACCGGGCGATCGACGCCGCGAACCCGAAGAAGGAGGACCGCGAGGCACGCTACCGGGGCCAGGGTGACGTCCCCATCGCCGTCGGACTCTGTGCGGCCCTGCCGCTTGTGCTCGCGCCGCTGCTCCCGCTGGCCGCCTGGCCGTGGCTGATCGCCTTCCTCGTCCTCGGCGCGGCCTACAGCGCGCCGCCGGTCAGACTCAAAACGACGCCGCCGCTGGACTCGGTCTCGAACGGCCTCTACATCACGCCGGGCGCGGCCGCCTACGCCGCCGTCGCGGGAACGCAGCCGCCGCTGCTCGCGATCGCCGGCGGGTGGCTGTGGGCAATGGGGATGCACACGTTCTCGGCGATCCCCGACATCGAACCCGATCGAGAGACCGGGATCCGGACGACCGCGACGGTGCTGGGCGAGCGCCGTACCTACGCCTACTGCGGGGCGTGCTGGCTCGCGAGCGCGGCCGCCTTCGGCGCGCTCGACGCCCGGCTGGGTGCGCTCATGCTGGTCTATCCCGCGCTCGTCGCCGCGATCGCGACGGCGAGCGTGGCGGTCGACCGCGCGTACTGGTGGTTCCCGGCGATCAACACCGCCGTCGGCGCCGTCCTGACGATGGGCGGGCTCTGGAGGCTGCTGTATGGATAG
- a CDS encoding phytoene desaturase family protein: MQSLVGESIAVIGSGIGGLSTACYLADAGADVHVIEKNEQVGGRASRLEKDGFRFDMGPSWYLMPDVFERFFADFDRTPSDYYDLTHLDPHYRIFFKDSAERSSADDASGQRPRAHGDRVDVTPDLERTKAVFEEYEDGAGEALERYLAKSRENYEVGMEHFVYEDRTRLRDYLDLDVARQARGLSLLGSMQGHVEDYFDHPKLQQIMQYTLVFLGGSPSNTPALYNLMSHVDFNLGVWYPDGGIAAVVDAIAEVGSELGVTYDTDRPATAIKGREGAFVVETPDGPLRTDLVVSNADYAHTEQELLPPEQRGYDADYWEKRTYAPSAFLLYLGVEGDVDELAHHSLVLPTDWGEHFEQIFEDPQWPDDPAYYVCVPSETDDDVAPDGHSALFVLVPIAPGLEDTPEIRDRYRDEVLADIADHTGTDLRDRIVLEERFCVEDFANRYNSYDGTALGLAHTLRQTALFRPPHRSKAVDGLYFAGGDTTPGIGVPMCLISGELTAEKVLEDRG; encoded by the coding sequence ATGCAATCGCTGGTCGGCGAGTCGATCGCGGTGATCGGGAGCGGTATCGGTGGGCTCTCGACGGCTTGCTACCTCGCCGACGCGGGTGCCGACGTGCACGTCATCGAGAAGAACGAACAGGTGGGCGGCCGGGCCAGCCGACTCGAGAAGGACGGATTCCGGTTCGACATGGGGCCCTCCTGGTACCTGATGCCCGACGTCTTCGAGCGCTTCTTCGCCGACTTCGACCGGACGCCCAGCGACTACTACGACCTCACGCACCTCGATCCGCACTATCGGATCTTCTTCAAGGATAGCGCGGAACGGAGTTCCGCGGACGATGCGAGCGGGCAGCGCCCGCGAGCACACGGCGACCGCGTGGACGTGACGCCCGATCTCGAACGCACCAAGGCCGTCTTCGAGGAGTACGAGGACGGTGCGGGCGAGGCCCTCGAACGCTACCTCGCGAAATCCCGCGAGAACTACGAGGTCGGAATGGAACACTTCGTCTACGAGGACCGGACGCGCCTGCGGGACTACCTCGACCTCGACGTGGCCCGCCAGGCCCGCGGGCTCTCGTTGCTGGGGTCGATGCAAGGCCACGTCGAGGACTACTTCGACCACCCGAAACTCCAGCAGATCATGCAGTACACGCTGGTGTTTCTGGGCGGTTCGCCCTCGAACACGCCGGCGCTGTACAACCTGATGAGCCACGTCGATTTCAACCTCGGCGTCTGGTACCCCGACGGCGGGATCGCCGCGGTCGTCGACGCCATCGCGGAGGTAGGGAGCGAACTGGGCGTCACCTACGATACCGACCGCCCGGCGACGGCGATCAAGGGCCGCGAGGGCGCGTTCGTGGTCGAGACCCCGGACGGACCGCTGCGGACCGACCTCGTCGTCAGCAACGCCGATTATGCTCACACCGAACAGGAACTGTTGCCGCCGGAGCAACGGGGCTACGACGCCGACTACTGGGAGAAGCGGACCTACGCTCCCTCCGCGTTTCTGCTGTATCTCGGTGTCGAGGGCGACGTCGACGAACTCGCCCATCACTCCCTCGTGCTTCCGACCGACTGGGGAGAGCACTTCGAGCAGATCTTCGAGGACCCGCAGTGGCCCGACGATCCGGCTTACTACGTGTGTGTCCCCTCCGAGACCGACGACGACGTCGCGCCCGACGGCCACAGCGCCCTGTTCGTCCTCGTCCCGATCGCGCCTGGCCTCGAGGACACGCCCGAGATCCGCGACCGGTACCGGGACGAGGTGCTCGCGGACATCGCCGACCACACCGGGACCGACCTCCGGGATCGGATCGTCCTCGAAGAGCGCTTCTGCGTCGAGGACTTCGCGAACCGGTACAACAGCTACGACGGGACGGCGCTCGGCCTGGCCCACACCCTCAGACAGACCGCGCTCTTTCGCCCGCCCCACCGCTCGAAGGCGGTCGACGGCCTCTACTTCGCCGGCGGCGACACCACGCCCGGCATCGGCGTTCCGATGTGTCTCATCAGCGGCGAACTGACCGCCGAGAAGGTGCTCGAGGATCGCGGATGA
- a CDS encoding translation initiation factor eIF-1A, protein MTEDSGRRNLRMPNNDEVFAVVTEHLGGNHVQLRCEDGKERLGRIPGRMKYRTWIEQDDIVVAEPWDWQDEKATIEWRYTGQDADQLRREGHID, encoded by the coding sequence GTGACAGAAGACTCCGGGCGACGGAACCTCCGTATGCCCAACAACGATGAAGTATTCGCCGTCGTAACCGAACACCTCGGTGGCAACCACGTCCAACTTCGCTGCGAAGACGGCAAGGAACGGCTCGGCCGCATTCCCGGGCGCATGAAATACCGCACCTGGATCGAGCAAGACGACATCGTCGTCGCCGAGCCCTGGGACTGGCAGGACGAGAAAGCCACCATCGAATGGCGATACACCGGCCAGGACGCAGATCAACTGCGTCGCGAAGGCCACATCGATTGA
- a CDS encoding YkgJ family cysteine cluster protein: MSADATRRVEVYPDREVVVEFDPDLTFECVDDCTWCCQHGVLLYDKDLLELAQRANLAETTTDFRGEKFVTRESKARDDHVAEDGCACAFLREDGLCSLHLEEDWKPTRCSVFPLGVWKEDGDLHVDIRDSAHEHCEGLNVSERSVIDNLEAFLPELLWELENPDSDREL; the protein is encoded by the coding sequence GTGAGCGCTGACGCAACGCGACGCGTCGAGGTCTACCCCGACCGTGAGGTCGTCGTCGAGTTCGACCCCGACCTCACCTTCGAGTGCGTCGACGACTGCACCTGGTGCTGTCAGCACGGCGTGTTGCTGTACGACAAAGACCTCCTCGAACTCGCCCAGCGGGCGAACCTCGCGGAGACCACGACGGACTTCCGCGGCGAGAAGTTCGTCACCCGCGAATCGAAAGCCCGCGACGACCACGTCGCCGAAGACGGCTGCGCCTGCGCCTTCCTCCGGGAGGACGGCCTGTGTTCGCTGCACTTGGAGGAGGACTGGAAGCCGACCAGATGCTCCGTCTTCCCGCTGGGGGTCTGGAAGGAGGACGGCGACCTCCACGTCGACATTCGCGACTCGGCCCACGAGCACTGCGAGGGGCTGAACGTCAGCGAGCGGTCGGTCATCGACAACCTCGAGGCGTTCCTGCCGGAACTCCTGTGGGAACTCGAGAACCCGGATTCGGACCGCGAACTGTAG
- a CDS encoding amidohydrolase family protein, producing MSDERAGDPTRSPAAATRRRVLSLATTAGLTGTLGAIGTRAPRPATAAARATDDSARVVQPDAETQGEDDGSVADLPLFDAHTHLIPHETLDRDPLDADGLVAWLDARGIDRAVVLALDSPESYPVQAPSWWVLEQVSSYPDRLVPFCTVDPRTLVYEEETVRNLLEGYVDRGARGFGELKPGLAIDDPRLETIYDLCAEYDLPILCHLDDKAMLDEPGLPRFEDVVASYPSVDFIAHAHFWWAHISADVSAADRGRYPEGAIEPGGRVPELLDSYDNVYGDLSAGSGWNALTRDPEYAQDFLANHHEQLVWGSDYIYPGQEIPQLTVFDRFELDAEAWRDIRARNLESVIR from the coding sequence ATGTCCGACGAACGAGCGGGCGATCCGACCCGATCACCCGCCGCGGCGACGCGACGCCGAGTACTTTCGCTCGCGACGACCGCCGGTCTCACCGGGACGCTCGGCGCGATCGGCACGCGAGCACCCCGACCGGCGACGGCCGCGGCTCGTGCGACCGACGATTCCGCTCGCGTCGTACAACCGGACGCGGAAACGCAAGGTGAGGACGACGGTTCCGTCGCGGACCTGCCGCTGTTCGACGCCCACACGCACTTGATCCCCCACGAGACCCTCGATAGGGACCCCCTGGACGCCGACGGCCTGGTCGCCTGGCTGGACGCTCGGGGGATCGACCGCGCCGTCGTTCTGGCGCTGGATTCGCCCGAGAGCTACCCCGTTCAGGCCCCGAGTTGGTGGGTGCTCGAGCAGGTGTCGTCGTATCCGGATCGCCTGGTGCCGTTCTGTACGGTCGATCCGCGGACACTGGTCTACGAGGAGGAGACGGTCAGAAACCTGCTCGAGGGGTACGTCGACCGCGGCGCACGCGGGTTCGGCGAGCTAAAGCCCGGGTTGGCGATCGACGATCCGCGGCTCGAGACGATCTACGATCTCTGCGCCGAGTACGACCTGCCGATCCTGTGCCACTTGGACGACAAGGCGATGCTCGACGAGCCGGGCCTGCCGCGGTTCGAGGACGTGGTGGCCTCGTATCCGTCGGTCGACTTCATCGCGCACGCTCACTTCTGGTGGGCGCATATCTCCGCCGACGTCTCGGCCGCTGACCGAGGGCGATACCCCGAGGGAGCGATCGAACCGGGCGGCCGCGTCCCCGAACTGCTCGACTCGTACGACAACGTCTACGGCGACCTCTCGGCCGGCTCCGGGTGGAACGCGCTGACTCGCGATCCCGAGTACGCACAGGACTTCCTCGCGAACCACCACGAGCAGCTGGTCTGGGGGTCGGACTACATCTACCCCGGTCAAGAGATCCCGCAGCTCACGGTGTTCGACCGGTTCGAACTCGACGCGGAGGCCTGGCGGGACATCCGCGCTCGGAACCTCGAGAGCGTGATCCGATAG